The Candidatus Kapaibacterium sp. genome includes a region encoding these proteins:
- a CDS encoding O-antigen ligase family protein produces MLDAHKKQFLFSDKLLIVGLILSSIFFAAIILASVYFDVMLYVLPVIAIAPLFYFVTVKPKIWLYTLLALTGIFFQTTGGGISAIDVVMAIYFLGSILAWFFHRMFVIRKKVAENIGDWLVLAFFILIPLNLIIVIMNDADPELWLRETLMMAIVLMYFPIRDIVRTEADIKKVLLVFAIVIAGVGTYQLYDYYIRVTAKMVYAYELIHSMSTNQTLYTAASLVGLIFLITTESVKVRIFSIIFTAMSVAFLFSTFSRTFWVILVLSVFLIFLIVPFQKKIRMALSIGFLVIFIGSSAFLLMRDNVTLLYEASKNRLLSSTKVRDDISLRSRLIEWEQVLNLIYENPLGGNGLGKHFHYYEPIRMQTKHTSIIHNGYLFLPFRLGIPLSLFYFSFLTFYVFKTINLLPKARSEFEKSLIYSIIGVFMSLFISNYTSSQFFYRDGIFVTAMIIAFICILERIINQKSLSESTADAN; encoded by the coding sequence ATGCTTGATGCTCATAAAAAGCAGTTTTTGTTCTCAGATAAATTGCTGATTGTCGGACTTATCCTTTCGAGTATTTTTTTCGCAGCGATAATATTAGCTTCGGTTTATTTTGATGTCATGCTTTATGTTTTGCCGGTTATTGCAATTGCCCCACTATTCTACTTTGTCACAGTAAAGCCGAAAATTTGGCTTTATACGCTTTTGGCACTTACGGGTATTTTCTTCCAAACAACCGGTGGCGGAATTTCGGCTATAGATGTTGTGATGGCAATATATTTCTTAGGCAGTATTCTTGCATGGTTCTTTCATCGAATGTTTGTTATCAGAAAAAAAGTGGCTGAAAATATTGGTGATTGGTTAGTTCTCGCATTTTTCATCTTAATACCCCTGAATTTGATAATTGTCATAATGAATGACGCAGACCCTGAGCTCTGGCTGCGTGAAACACTAATGATGGCAATTGTATTAATGTACTTCCCTATCCGAGATATTGTTCGTACCGAAGCTGACATCAAGAAGGTCTTACTCGTTTTTGCGATTGTAATTGCCGGAGTTGGCACATATCAACTTTACGATTACTACATTAGGGTCACCGCCAAGATGGTTTATGCTTATGAATTGATTCATTCGATGAGTACCAATCAAACTCTTTACACAGCAGCCTCATTGGTTGGTCTGATATTTTTGATTACAACTGAGAGCGTAAAAGTCAGGATTTTTTCAATAATTTTTACAGCAATGTCCGTTGCATTTTTATTTAGTACCTTTTCACGGACATTTTGGGTGATACTTGTTTTGTCGGTTTTTCTGATTTTTTTGATTGTACCATTTCAGAAAAAGATACGCATGGCTTTATCAATCGGATTCTTAGTCATTTTTATTGGCTCTTCGGCATTTTTGTTGATGAGAGATAATGTTACACTGCTTTATGAGGCATCGAAGAACAGATTACTTTCTTCAACAAAAGTTAGAGATGATATTTCATTAAGGTCAAGATTGATAGAATGGGAGCAGGTGTTGAATTTGATTTACGAAAACCCTCTCGGTGGAAACGGACTTGGAAAACATTTTCATTATTACGAACCGATTAGAATGCAGACCAAACATACTTCTATCATTCATAACGGTTATTTGTTTCTGCCTTTTAGACTTGGTATTCCTTTATCGCTATTTTATTTTTCGTTTTTAACCTTCTATGTGTTCAAAACTATTAATTTGTTGCCCAAAGCAAGAAGTGAATTTGAAAAGTCGCTTATTTACTCGATAATCGGGGTTTTCATGTCCTTATTTATATCAAATTACACAAGTTCGCAATTCTTTTATCGAGATGGAATATTTGTAACTGCAATGATAATTGCATTTATTTGTATTTTGGAAAGAATCATAAATCAAAAGAGTTTATCGGAATCAACGGCAGATGCAAATTAA
- the mrdA gene encoding penicillin-binding protein 2 — MQINLRYADNTFENKGRKLFLKVFIIAIFLVFTGRLAQLQIIEGKKYRSDSEAQAIKTVRIEPFRGNVFDRNGEMLVHNEPSFSVTLTPNDFKQSSIPLLCSILEVDSAEISKLYEANKGTSKFIPIKIHRDADFRTVSLIEEYSDHLPGIEIMIDSKRLYEFEGHMAHLLGYTREISKRQLANSPFLYQGDQIGQSGIERTFDSDLRGREGIQFVTVNKFGQRVASFDNGRSDIPSKNGFDVHLGIDKRLQEHAELLLKDRRGSVVAINPQDGSVLALVSKPDYDPRDFSGKISSSLYNGLMNDPASPMLNRAIQSQYPPGSTWKMLIAIAALQEGIINENTTIYCGGGLQYGGRFWKCHGAHGNISARRAIQTSCNTYFYTLGMRLGIDLFEKYTDMFSFGHKTGIDLPHENPGLIPTREWLEKRLGKINFSGRMVNYGIGQGEISTTPLQMAAYTAAIANGGTYYRPRVVTHIRNNLSNKMEPLEQYARKLEIDSKIMDLIKNGMSDVVNLSGGTAAIARMPDVEVCGKTGTAQNPHGKDHAWFVCFAPKENPTIAMCVFIENAGFGGAVAAPIAAQLLKAFFNPELYETPEQHKLMAITENPEIINDMIEEVILEEILDVIEESD; from the coding sequence ATGCAAATTAATCTCAGATATGCAGACAATACTTTTGAAAATAAGGGCAGAAAGCTGTTTCTAAAGGTTTTCATTATAGCAATTTTCTTGGTTTTCACCGGAAGATTGGCTCAATTACAGATAATCGAAGGCAAAAAATATCGTTCAGACAGTGAAGCACAAGCCATCAAAACTGTTAGAATAGAGCCATTTCGGGGTAATGTTTTTGACAGAAATGGCGAAATGTTGGTGCATAACGAGCCTTCATTTTCGGTGACTCTTACTCCAAATGATTTCAAACAGTCCTCTATCCCACTTTTGTGTTCGATATTGGAAGTTGATTCTGCCGAAATATCAAAATTGTATGAGGCAAACAAAGGTACATCGAAATTCATACCAATAAAAATCCACAGAGATGCTGATTTCAGGACAGTTTCGCTTATTGAAGAATATAGTGACCATTTGCCCGGAATCGAAATAATGATAGATTCGAAGCGGCTTTATGAATTTGAAGGTCATATGGCACATTTGCTTGGTTATACACGAGAAATTTCTAAAAGGCAACTTGCAAATAGTCCATTTTTATATCAAGGAGACCAAATTGGTCAATCCGGAATCGAAAGAACTTTTGACAGTGATTTGCGAGGTAGAGAGGGCATTCAGTTTGTAACAGTAAACAAATTTGGGCAACGAGTTGCAAGTTTTGATAACGGTAGAAGCGATATCCCTTCTAAAAACGGTTTCGATGTTCATCTTGGCATTGACAAACGATTGCAGGAACATGCCGAATTACTCCTTAAAGACAGGCGCGGCTCGGTTGTAGCAATCAATCCGCAAGACGGCTCGGTATTGGCATTAGTCAGCAAACCTGATTATGACCCACGTGATTTCAGCGGCAAAATTTCTTCGAGTTTGTATAATGGACTTATGAATGACCCTGCATCACCAATGTTGAACAGAGCAATTCAATCGCAATATCCGCCGGGTTCGACATGGAAAATGCTTATAGCGATTGCTGCACTGCAGGAAGGGATAATTAACGAAAACACCACGATTTATTGCGGTGGTGGTTTGCAATACGGAGGCAGATTCTGGAAATGCCATGGTGCACACGGAAATATAAGTGCCAGACGTGCAATTCAGACTTCATGCAACACTTATTTCTATACTTTGGGAATGAGATTAGGTATTGATTTGTTCGAAAAATACACAGATATGTTCAGTTTCGGGCATAAAACCGGAATAGATTTGCCTCACGAAAATCCCGGACTTATCCCAACTCGAGAGTGGTTAGAAAAAAGATTAGGGAAGATTAATTTCTCAGGTAGAATGGTAAATTATGGTATCGGGCAGGGCGAAATCTCCACAACGCCTTTGCAAATGGCGGCTTACACTGCAGCAATTGCAAATGGTGGCACTTACTACCGTCCCCGCGTTGTGACCCATATTCGGAATAATTTATCCAACAAAATGGAACCACTCGAACAATACGCAAGAAAACTTGAAATTGACAGTAAGATAATGGATTTAATCAAAAACGGTATGTCCGATGTGGTCAATCTTTCAGGCGGTACAGCAGCAATCGCTCGTATGCCCGATGTAGAGGTTTGCGGAAAAACGGGAACTGCACAAAACCCACATGGCAAAGACCATGCTTGGTTTGTTTGTTTCGCACCCAAAGAAAACCCAACAATTGCAATGTGTGTATTTATCGAAAATGCCGGATTTGGTGGAGCAGTTGCTGCGCCGATTGCAGCACAATTACTGAAGGCATTCTTCAATCCCGAATTATACGAAACTCCCGAACAACATAAATTGATGGCAATTACTGAAAATCCTGAAATTATTAATGATATGATTGAAGAAGTGATATTGGAAGAAATCTTAGATGTGATTGAAGAATCAGATTAA
- a CDS encoding cupin domain-containing protein, whose translation MNTKASEYIEALNMQKHIEGGYFVETFKSQYSVSSEDLPDGFTGKRSLMTSIYFLLEGNDISKLHRVRGDEIWFFHDGSPAIIEIINPNGKVDKMILGTDVKSGQLPQIVIPADTWFTAKIADEDSFVLIACTVAPGFEYVDFELADPEKLILEFPHLKEIILKST comes from the coding sequence GTGAATACAAAAGCAAGCGAATACATCGAAGCTCTCAATATGCAAAAACATATTGAGGGCGGATATTTTGTCGAGACATTTAAGTCGCAATATTCCGTATCATCTGAAGATTTGCCTGATGGCTTTACCGGAAAACGGAGTTTGATGACATCAATTTATTTCCTATTGGAAGGCAATGATATTTCCAAATTACACAGAGTGCGTGGAGATGAAATTTGGTTCTTCCATGACGGCTCACCGGCAATTATTGAAATAATCAATCCAAATGGGAAAGTAGATAAAATGATACTTGGCACTGATGTCAAATCAGGGCAATTGCCACAGATAGTCATTCCGGCAGACACATGGTTTACTGCAAAAATAGCCGATGAAGACAGCTTCGTACTGATTGCGTGTACAGTAGCTCCCGGGTTTGAATATGTTGATTTTGAACTTGCTGACCCCGAAAAACTCATTCTTGAATTTCCTCATTTGAAAGAAATTATTTTAAAATCAACGTAA
- a CDS encoding metallopeptidase TldD-related protein, producing MNKIFLIIVIFLINTTFSLSLINDTKNDDEIMNALRDEISRSLKKLKLESIRAPYYIEYSLRLRKVYNVKSDYGLLTESNNMSYALLNVGVRVGDYKFDNTNFFDVGLSFFGSSDDEENFRNRQIPIELDYSTLRRELWLATDAAYKQAAELYSKKEAILKSLMRRDTIPDFLETAPTKNKIIKNTPPFETKKFEDLAKKLSHSFRNYPDIINSTVGIEYLPEKVYYVNSEGTEYITTDYYTGLEVVAFTQANDGMPLTNFYTALGKTPNDLPSADSLMKAVKSVADVLNKMSKSVPLDEPYAGPVVFSDAAAGELIGQAFAPNFVTQRAPLAEGGTAFNDRFGAFQNKIGGRVLPEFLSVTADPNSERMYDTRLLGSFELDGDGLKPSKVSLVENGYLKNLLSERIPTRRVKQSNAHKRGGSAMLSNIIFTSDKEHSVSSDSLINRMMELCKARELPYGIVVTKLLNQNILFTTLFRIAYGAYQPATGNNVITIVEAYKVFPDGKREIIRGGELSGVNVQSFKDVLLMGNSNYVHNFLSPSVISPFITGGDQYLGVSIVSGDLLFEDVEIRNSERDYKKPPILDSPLK from the coding sequence ATGAATAAAATATTTTTGATAATTGTTATATTCTTGATTAATACCACATTCAGCCTATCCTTAATCAACGATACCAAAAATGACGATGAAATAATGAACGCACTTAGGGACGAAATTTCACGTTCGCTTAAGAAACTGAAATTGGAATCAATCAGAGCGCCCTATTACATAGAATATTCGCTTAGACTTCGCAAAGTTTATAATGTAAAATCGGATTATGGTCTGTTGACAGAATCGAACAACATGAGTTACGCTCTACTCAATGTAGGAGTGCGAGTTGGCGATTACAAGTTCGATAATACAAACTTTTTCGATGTTGGACTGAGTTTTTTCGGCAGTAGCGATGATGAGGAAAATTTCAGAAATCGTCAAATCCCGATTGAGCTTGATTATTCGACATTGAGACGTGAGCTATGGCTTGCTACAGATGCTGCTTACAAACAAGCTGCGGAATTATACTCTAAAAAAGAAGCGATACTCAAGAGCTTGATGAGACGCGATACAATTCCCGACTTCTTGGAAACAGCACCCACGAAAAATAAAATCATCAAAAACACTCCGCCATTTGAAACCAAAAAATTTGAAGATTTGGCGAAAAAATTATCGCACTCATTCAGAAATTATCCAGATATAATAAATTCAACAGTCGGAATCGAATATTTGCCGGAAAAAGTTTATTACGTAAACAGTGAAGGAACGGAATATATCACGACTGATTATTACACAGGATTGGAAGTAGTTGCATTCACACAGGCAAATGACGGAATGCCACTTACGAATTTTTATACGGCATTAGGCAAAACCCCGAACGACTTGCCATCAGCAGATTCGCTCATGAAAGCAGTGAAATCTGTTGCCGATGTTTTGAACAAAATGTCAAAATCTGTACCCTTGGATGAACCTTATGCCGGACCCGTCGTTTTCTCGGATGCAGCGGCTGGAGAATTGATTGGGCAAGCTTTCGCACCAAACTTCGTAACTCAACGCGCTCCACTTGCAGAAGGCGGTACTGCGTTTAATGACCGTTTCGGGGCATTCCAAAATAAAATCGGGGGACGCGTTCTGCCAGAATTCCTGAGTGTAACCGCCGACCCAAACAGCGAAAGAATGTACGACACAAGATTACTCGGTAGCTTCGAACTTGACGGCGATGGATTGAAACCAAGCAAAGTCAGTTTAGTTGAAAATGGTTATCTAAAGAATTTGCTATCGGAACGTATCCCCACTCGCCGGGTTAAGCAATCCAATGCACATAAAAGGGGTGGCTCGGCAATGCTATCGAACATTATTTTCACAAGTGATAAAGAGCATTCCGTTAGCAGTGATTCATTAATCAACCGAATGATGGAACTTTGCAAAGCACGAGAATTGCCTTACGGGATTGTGGTCACAAAGCTTTTGAATCAAAATATATTATTTACGACATTATTCAGGATTGCATACGGTGCTTACCAACCTGCAACGGGCAACAACGTAATTACAATTGTGGAAGCATATAAGGTATTTCCCGACGGCAAACGAGAAATAATTCGCGGTGGCGAATTGTCGGGCGTAAATGTGCAATCTTTCAAGGACGTACTTTTGATGGGCAACAGTAACTACGTTCATAATTTTCTTTCACCTTCGGTAATATCGCCATTCATAACCGGTGGCGACCAATACTTAGGTGTATCAATAGTTTCGGGCGATTTATTGTTCGAAGATGTTGAAATCAGAAATAGCGAACGTGATTATAAAAAACCACCAATTTTAGACAGTCCTTTAAAGTAA
- a CDS encoding Wzz/FepE/Etk N-terminal domain-containing protein, whose protein sequence is MSTELNQKNEEFSSILFLAFLLKHKWFILIFTLVVTGISIWVALLIPNQYKSTVNLVPPQSNDGMMGGSMGAISSTLKDFGLTKLGGQAGEGYSFIVILHSRTVVDSIIKEFDLPRVYDIPDTMMSKIRMKFNENLDITYEKEGNYYISIIDESPQRAADIANRFGEVANDLATKLFNEEAAFNLHFMNKQIHATDSVISFIADTLEKFSRRTLIFSPTDQASAMSKALSDLKAEEIKNDIAYEYYKSYLGEDDYMTKSILTLKEQTRKKIAEVTTKPGFAGNFSLEDAAEEGIEYLRLFTEFETYSKVKAFILPMVEKTKLDEIKKVKNLFVLDAAVPAERKEKPKRMFIVAGAFIGAFIFSIFILVLLRGFQNVRTQLRSIGS, encoded by the coding sequence ATGTCAACTGAATTGAATCAAAAAAATGAGGAGTTCTCTTCGATACTCTTCTTAGCATTTTTATTAAAGCACAAGTGGTTTATATTAATATTCACCTTGGTAGTAACCGGAATATCAATTTGGGTAGCTCTTTTGATACCAAATCAATACAAGTCAACAGTAAACTTGGTACCTCCTCAATCGAATGATGGTATGATGGGCGGCTCGATGGGTGCAATTTCTTCGACACTCAAAGATTTCGGGTTGACCAAATTGGGCGGTCAAGCCGGCGAAGGTTACTCATTCATAGTAATACTTCACAGCCGGACTGTAGTTGATTCCATTATCAAAGAGTTTGATTTGCCAAGAGTGTATGATATTCCTGATACTATGATGTCAAAAATCCGAATGAAATTCAATGAGAATTTGGACATTACTTACGAAAAGGAAGGGAATTATTACATCAGTATTATTGATGAAAGCCCTCAAAGAGCAGCCGATATAGCTAACCGATTTGGTGAAGTTGCAAATGATTTGGCTACAAAGCTATTCAACGAAGAAGCCGCTTTCAATTTGCATTTCATGAATAAGCAGATTCATGCTACCGATTCGGTAATCTCATTTATTGCCGATACATTGGAAAAATTCTCCCGTCGTACTTTGATTTTCTCCCCAACCGACCAAGCGTCAGCCATGAGCAAGGCTTTATCGGATTTGAAAGCTGAAGAAATAAAGAATGACATCGCATACGAATATTACAAATCATACTTGGGCGAAGATGATTATATGACAAAATCAATTCTGACGCTCAAGGAGCAAACTCGGAAAAAAATCGCTGAAGTAACAACTAAGCCCGGATTTGCAGGTAATTTTTCACTCGAAGACGCCGCTGAAGAAGGTATAGAATACTTGAGATTATTCACTGAATTCGAAACATATTCGAAAGTAAAAGCGTTTATCTTGCCAATGGTCGAAAAAACTAAATTAGACGAGATTAAAAAAGTGAAGAATTTGTTCGTATTAGATGCTGCAGTCCCGGCTGAACGCAAGGAAAAGCCAAAGCGAATGTTTATAGTAGCAGGTGCATTTATTGGAGCTTTTATATTTTCGATATTCATACTCGTGCTACTTCGTGGTTTCCAAAATGTCAGAACACAATTACGTTCTATCGGCAGCTAA
- a CDS encoding BatA domain-containing protein, whose product MNFLNPLILIGLVAAGIPLLLHLLNLRKLKTVDFSTLKFIKELQKTKIRKLKLKQILLLILRTLIIIFAVLAFARPTIEGTLPFFESYAKSSVVIIVDNSFSMDISDEYGNRLNQAKNAVRALMQNMNEGDEIALFEMANNQFDVLNSFATSTELIESNLNNIKITPLPAKLDNSLKFAQIILEDAKNLNKEIFIISDFQSNVFETSEFDSIKMKDPSVSFFLIPVGANSKASLNNLSIDSLNLLSSIFVPNRPVEVEAYIRNSSNTDIKGAVVSMMYNDQRVAQRAIDVPAGKSIAVAIAAPPQNRGPIKATIMTENDVLDYDNTNFFGFHIPESPRILIAGDPTDVFFVENVLRASDEKNETSLTVVSPQLFASQNLVSFDLVILAGGDYARADFDRITQYVENGGAAMVFPVNVQNMADLSYFTSKLGLGNSTEIVFESSKPGRFTIVESSHPIFDNVFKKDESEAKNVESPKIYRTVKVDGGRTIIKSTDGVFFVENEVGDGKVYYFGVKPTTQWSDFPFVGIFPALIHRSMILLTSSSDKAIESIIGSSANIIIPKRYAGTNRFRIVDPNGNEFFRDVVNLPSGAVVSLENMTVKGLYQIFDEKGNFITQIAVNHNSTESEIMKTDMTKISGQVRTRLLANNNLNIIEDIDEIDQGLSQARVGTELWQLFLLLTLITAVIEMLVARVTKNEQV is encoded by the coding sequence ATGAATTTTCTGAATCCTTTGATTTTAATAGGCCTTGTAGCAGCAGGTATCCCATTACTACTACATCTTTTGAATCTCCGTAAGTTAAAGACGGTGGACTTTTCTACGTTAAAATTTATCAAAGAGCTCCAAAAGACAAAAATTCGCAAACTCAAACTGAAACAAATTCTGTTGCTGATTCTTCGTACTTTAATTATCATTTTTGCAGTTTTAGCATTTGCCAGACCAACTATCGAAGGTACTCTCCCCTTTTTTGAATCATATGCCAAATCGAGCGTAGTCATCATCGTTGATAATTCATTTAGTATGGATATATCGGATGAATACGGCAATAGATTGAATCAGGCGAAAAATGCAGTTCGAGCACTGATGCAAAACATGAACGAAGGTGATGAAATTGCACTTTTCGAAATGGCAAACAATCAATTCGACGTACTTAACTCCTTTGCGACCAGCACAGAACTAATCGAATCAAATTTGAATAATATCAAAATCACACCACTTCCGGCAAAGTTGGATAATAGTCTTAAATTTGCCCAAATAATATTGGAAGATGCAAAAAATTTGAACAAAGAAATTTTCATAATCTCAGACTTCCAATCAAATGTGTTTGAAACATCAGAGTTTGATTCTATCAAGATGAAAGACCCGTCAGTGAGCTTCTTTTTAATCCCTGTCGGGGCAAATTCCAAAGCATCGTTGAATAATTTGAGCATAGATTCGCTAAACCTTTTGAGCAGTATATTCGTTCCAAATCGTCCCGTAGAAGTCGAAGCATACATTCGCAATAGCTCAAATACGGACATAAAGGGCGCTGTAGTCAGCATGATGTACAATGACCAACGTGTGGCTCAGCGTGCGATTGACGTTCCGGCAGGAAAAAGTATTGCGGTTGCAATTGCAGCTCCACCTCAAAATCGCGGACCAATCAAAGCAACTATAATGACCGAGAATGATGTACTGGATTATGATAATACGAATTTCTTCGGTTTTCATATTCCCGAATCACCCCGAATTTTGATTGCAGGTGACCCAACGGATGTGTTCTTTGTCGAAAATGTATTGAGAGCATCTGACGAAAAAAATGAAACTTCGCTTACAGTAGTGAGTCCACAGTTGTTTGCATCTCAAAACCTCGTCTCTTTTGACTTGGTGATTTTAGCAGGTGGCGATTATGCAAGAGCCGATTTTGACCGAATTACGCAATATGTCGAAAATGGCGGTGCGGCTATGGTTTTCCCTGTGAATGTTCAAAATATGGCAGATTTATCTTATTTCACATCAAAGCTCGGATTGGGAAATTCAACTGAAATAGTTTTTGAATCAAGCAAACCGGGACGCTTTACTATAGTCGAATCATCGCATCCGATTTTTGATAATGTGTTCAAAAAAGATGAATCAGAGGCGAAAAATGTTGAATCTCCAAAAATTTACAGAACAGTGAAAGTTGACGGTGGCAGAACGATTATCAAATCTACCGATGGCGTATTTTTCGTAGAAAATGAAGTTGGCGATGGCAAAGTTTACTACTTCGGAGTAAAACCCACAACACAATGGAGCGATTTCCCATTTGTAGGAATTTTTCCGGCATTGATACACCGCAGTATGATATTACTTACATCATCATCGGACAAAGCGATTGAATCAATTATTGGCAGTTCGGCGAATATAATTATACCCAAGAGATATGCGGGAACTAATCGCTTCAGAATCGTTGACCCGAATGGGAACGAATTTTTCCGTGATGTAGTCAATTTACCATCCGGTGCGGTAGTCTCGCTCGAAAACATGACTGTCAAAGGGCTTTATCAAATTTTTGATGAAAAAGGTAACTTTATAACCCAAATTGCCGTCAATCATAATAGTACAGAATCCGAAATTATGAAGACTGATATGACAAAAATTTCCGGTCAGGTACGCACAAGATTGCTTGCAAACAATAATTTGAATATTATTGAAGATATTGATGAAATAGACCAAGGGCTCAGCCAAGCGAGGGTCGGTACAGAATTATGGCAATTATTTTTGTTACTGACTTTGATTACAGCCGTTATAGAGATGTTAGTGGCGAGAGTAACTAAAAATGAACAAGTTTAG
- a CDS encoding metallopeptidase TldD-related protein — MKKLLIITLMLTAFGMSRINAEEAVFRAMQTEIKRSINELKKQEFPPYFISYNITDVEVTAIVASFGKILSSGENKSRVLDIDLRVGDYDFDNTHIIRGNPFNFGSSGGAITLPLETDEEAIRNMIWFATDRRFKNAIERYEKAITNKAVKVAEEDSSADFSREKPVLYTGKRLGFTVDTVKWSNAARELSGMFNAHPLIFGASVRFNTEIKHKYYVNTEGSKMNWSETSARIFVNAYTKADDGMTLPLYRSYFAFTPDELPSKEQIAKDIDDMIVLLNELRNAPMAETFTGPAILSGEAAGVFFHEIFGHRVEGHREKDPNSSQTFKKSIGRKILPEFIDVVFDPTKSELNGTPLSGYYKYDDEGVTANKVVTVKDGVFSNFLMSRSPIEGFSYSNGHGRRQQGFQVVSRQSNMIVTSTQTVSNDDLRKNLREEIKKQNKDYGLLFVEVSGGFTFTSRTIPNAFNVTPLVVYKVYADGRPDELVRGVDLIGTPLTTFSNIIATGDDMGIFNGICGAESGGVPVSACSPSLLVSTIEVQKKSKSQAKPPILDSPVLTNKAN, encoded by the coding sequence ATGAAAAAATTATTAATAATAACTTTGATGTTGACGGCATTCGGTATGAGCCGTATAAACGCTGAAGAAGCGGTTTTCCGAGCGATGCAGACTGAGATAAAGCGAAGCATAAATGAACTCAAAAAGCAGGAATTTCCGCCCTATTTCATCTCCTATAACATCACAGATGTCGAAGTAACGGCGATTGTAGCTAGTTTTGGTAAAATTTTGAGTTCCGGCGAAAACAAATCTCGAGTTTTGGATATTGATTTGCGGGTTGGAGATTATGATTTCGATAATACTCACATTATTCGCGGTAACCCGTTCAACTTCGGAAGTTCCGGCGGTGCAATAACTTTGCCCTTAGAAACCGATGAAGAAGCGATAAGAAATATGATTTGGTTTGCTACCGACAGGCGTTTCAAGAATGCAATTGAAAGATATGAAAAAGCGATAACAAACAAAGCGGTCAAAGTGGCTGAGGAAGATTCATCTGCTGATTTTTCGCGAGAAAAACCCGTTTTATATACGGGTAAAAGGCTCGGATTTACTGTAGATACAGTAAAATGGAGCAATGCAGCACGTGAATTATCGGGTATGTTCAACGCACACCCGCTAATTTTTGGGGCATCAGTTCGTTTCAATACCGAAATTAAGCATAAATACTACGTCAACACCGAAGGTAGCAAAATGAATTGGTCTGAAACAAGTGCAAGAATCTTTGTGAATGCATACACCAAAGCCGATGACGGGATGACTTTGCCTTTGTATCGGAGCTATTTTGCTTTTACTCCCGATGAATTACCAAGCAAAGAGCAAATCGCAAAAGATATTGATGATATGATTGTGTTATTGAATGAATTGCGAAATGCACCAATGGCAGAAACTTTCACGGGTCCGGCAATTTTGTCTGGTGAAGCAGCAGGTGTGTTTTTTCACGAGATTTTCGGTCATAGAGTTGAAGGGCACAGAGAAAAAGACCCGAATTCGAGCCAAACTTTCAAAAAATCAATCGGGCGAAAAATTCTACCCGAATTTATAGATGTTGTGTTCGACCCAACAAAAAGTGAATTGAATGGCACTCCTCTTTCCGGATATTATAAATATGATGACGAAGGCGTAACTGCAAATAAAGTAGTCACAGTCAAAGATGGCGTTTTCAGCAACTTCCTAATGTCACGCTCACCTATCGAAGGGTTTTCGTACTCTAACGGACATGGCAGAAGACAACAAGGATTTCAAGTTGTATCGCGCCAATCAAATATGATTGTAACTTCAACGCAAACTGTTAGTAATGATGATTTGCGGAAAAATCTTCGCGAAGAAATCAAAAAGCAAAATAAAGATTACGGGCTATTATTCGTAGAAGTTTCCGGAGGTTTTACATTCACATCGCGTACAATTCCGAATGCTTTCAATGTTACACCATTGGTTGTATATAAAGTATATGCAGACGGCAGACCGGACGAGCTTGTACGTGGAGTTGACTTGATTGGTACTCCGCTTACAACTTTTTCTAATATAATTGCAACCGGTGATGACATGGGCATTTTCAATGGTATTTGCGGAGCCGAATCCGGCGGAGTTCCGGTTTCAGCATGCTCGCCAAGTTTGCTCGTAAGCACAATTGAAGTGCAAAAGAAGTCAAAATCTCAAGCAAAACCGCCAATTCTGGATTCACCAGTTCTGACGAACAAAGCCAATTAA